The Liquorilactobacillus nagelii DSM 13675 DNA window CAGGCTGCAGATGCTGGTGTAATGATTTCAGCCTCACATAATCCAGTTCAAGATAATGGAATTAAATTTTTTGGTGGAGATGGCTACAAGCTGTCTGATGAAAAAGAAGCTGAGATTGAAGTTCTTCTCGAATCAACTGCTGACCAATTACCCCGTCCTTCAGCTGAGGGACTAGGCACTGTCAATGATTATCATGAGGGGATTTTGAAGTATACACAATTCCTAGAACAAACAATTCCCGATGATTTAAGTGGTCTTCATGTTGGAATTGATGGAGCAAATGGAGCAACCAGTGGAATTGTATCGCGTTTATTTGCTGATTTAGGTGCTGATTTTGATACAATTGCTACTAAACCCGATGGACTTAATATTAATAAACAGGTTGGTTCAACTCATCCTGAAAACTTAGCCAAATTTGTAGTTGAACAAAAATTGCAAATGGGAGTAGCTTTTGATGGTGATGGAGATCGCTGTATTGCAGTTGATGAATTAGGGAACATCATTGATGGCGATAAAATTATGTATATTTGTGGTAAGTATTTAAGCGAACGTGGCCGATTAAAAAAGGATACAATAGTTACGACTGTGATGAGTAACTTAGGACTTTATAAAGCCATGGCTGCGAAAAATCTGAAATCAGTTAAAACTAAAGTCGGCGATCGGTATGTTGTTGAAGAAATGTTAAAGAATGGGTACAACCTAGGTGGAGAACAGTCGGGCCATGTTGTTTTCTTGGACTTTAACACTACTGGTGATGGTATGCTGACGGCAATTCAGTTAATGAACGTTGTTAAGAAAACTGGGAAAAAGTTGTCTGAATTAGCAGCTGAGGTTACTAGCTATCCGCAAGAATTGGTAAACATTCCTGTAACTGATAAAAAAGCAGCAGCTGAAAACGTAGTAATTAAAGCAGCAATTGAAAAAGTTGAAGACAAGATGGGTTCTGAGGGACGGGTCCTCGTTCGCCCAAGTGGAACGGAGAGTTTGTTGCGGGTAATGGCAGAAGCTCAAACTAAAGAACAGGTTCATGAATATGTAACAGAAATTGCAGAAGTCGTTAAGGAGCAAGTAGGCAAGTAATCAGTTAATTTACAGGTGTGAGTCACAGAATGCCAAAGAGGAAGCTAATTTTTTATTAGCTTCCTCTTTTTTTAGGGCGCAGTTGGCAATCAACCAAAGAAAAAGATATTTTACCAATTTGATCAAATTTTCTGGAAATTATCTTGGATGGATAGGGAAAAAAGATAATGTTTGAAAATCTTTAGTCATGTAGCCAAGCAATTCGAATTTTTCGAATGAGAAAATTGATAATTCTGAAAATTAAATAAAAAATTAGTGTTAAAAATATTAAATACCACAACAAGAGAACTAATAAAAGCAGCCAGTTACCCGTTTGTAACATTAGAAAACTGCTTTGAAAAAGTGAAGTTGCCCAAGCAGTTTTAAAATAAAGGACTTTTATTATTTTGACAAGAACTATAATGATAGCTAACCAAAAGCTTATTTTCAACTGTTTACTATTAATCAAAATCAGCACTCCCAACTAAGATTCTTTAACGTTATCTTAGCTTAAATTAAAAAAAAAATCAGTAATTTTGCAAACTTTTATTGACAGCGTTTCCAAAAAAGGTTATGATGCAGTTATAAGGTAATAATTTATTTACCTTCTAATCAATTCTCTTTCTCTCTTATGCCGACCACCGCCTAATCAGCGGTGGTTTTGCTTTGTTTAAAAGATTGACGTTCCTGGGGAGTTTTCTTATAATTTATCAGAGAAGAGATTGCAGAGGAGATAAGACAATGAAAAATCATGAAGAATTAACATTAATTGAAGAAATTATTTTAAACGACGGTACTAGTTACTTTGAAATCTCTAATATGGTTCAAAATGGACGGGCCGAATTAGCGGCTCAACGTGGATACATTAAGAGCGTAAGAATTTTGCAATTGAATATTCCTCGTTCAACTAGTGTTTTAATTTATGAAAAATTTATTAATGAAAATTTTTCGATGCCAACAGAAAATCTTGATCACTTTGAACGGTGGCAGCGAACACCCGAAATGGAAAAAGTTGCGGAACAAATTTTACAGGAAAACCATATTGCTTAAACGGATCAATCAAATAAAAAAATGTGGTTATAGATTTTAACGAGAACAATTTAGTAATGAAGTTTAAAATAAATTATTTATAAAATTATGAGTAGGCTGGGCAAAAAGCATTTTGCTGCAGCCTTTTTTATT harbors:
- the glmM gene encoding phosphoglucosamine mutase, which codes for MKYFGTDGVRGVANQGLTPELAFRLGRCGGYVLTKHAKDETKSPKVLVARDTRISGQMLEQALIAGLLSVGIEVFSLGVITTPGVAYLVRAQAADAGVMISASHNPVQDNGIKFFGGDGYKLSDEKEAEIEVLLESTADQLPRPSAEGLGTVNDYHEGILKYTQFLEQTIPDDLSGLHVGIDGANGATSGIVSRLFADLGADFDTIATKPDGLNINKQVGSTHPENLAKFVVEQKLQMGVAFDGDGDRCIAVDELGNIIDGDKIMYICGKYLSERGRLKKDTIVTTVMSNLGLYKAMAAKNLKSVKTKVGDRYVVEEMLKNGYNLGGEQSGHVVFLDFNTTGDGMLTAIQLMNVVKKTGKKLSELAAEVTSYPQELVNIPVTDKKAAAENVVIKAAIEKVEDKMGSEGRVLVRPSGTESLLRVMAEAQTKEQVHEYVTEIAEVVKEQVGK